A window of the Dehalococcoidia bacterium genome harbors these coding sequences:
- a CDS encoding alanine--glyoxylate aminotransferase family protein, which produces MVSHLDPAYLQIMDDVQAMLRAAFRTQNRMTLALPGTGTSGMEAAMANLLEPGDTIVIGVAGYFGERMVEMAARYGASVVRVDAAWGTVVEPQRIRDAVRGAGRVRAVAIVQGETSTGVLQPIDEVARIAHEAGALVIVDAVTSFCTCELAVDAWELDYVYSCSQKGLSCPPGLAPISVSERAMQAIHARGRPVSNWYLDLTLLEKYWGPERAYHHTAPASMTYALHEGLRIVLEEGLPARIARHQKHAQAAQAAFEAMGMPLAAQAGHRLPPLTTVRIPEGVDDVQARGHLLRERGLEVGGGLGAFRGKAWRVGLMGHSSTAENVLLVAGALAEACAAQGVRVDAAAGSAAASKLLFGTA; this is translated from the coding sequence ATGGTCAGCCACCTGGATCCGGCCTACCTGCAGATCATGGACGACGTGCAGGCGATGCTGCGCGCCGCATTCCGGACGCAGAACCGCATGACACTCGCCCTACCCGGCACCGGCACCTCCGGCATGGAGGCGGCGATGGCGAACCTGCTGGAGCCGGGCGATACGATCGTGATCGGCGTGGCCGGCTACTTCGGCGAGCGCATGGTCGAGATGGCCGCTCGCTACGGCGCCAGCGTCGTGCGTGTCGATGCCGCGTGGGGCACGGTGGTCGAGCCGCAGCGCATCCGCGACGCCGTGCGCGGCGCCGGTCGTGTGAGGGCCGTTGCGATCGTGCAAGGCGAAACCAGCACCGGCGTGCTGCAGCCGATCGACGAAGTCGCCCGCATCGCGCACGAGGCCGGCGCCCTGGTTATCGTGGACGCCGTGACCTCGTTCTGCACCTGCGAACTGGCCGTCGACGCCTGGGAGCTGGACTACGTCTATAGCTGTTCGCAGAAGGGTCTCTCCTGTCCGCCCGGTCTGGCGCCGATCAGCGTGAGCGAGCGGGCGATGCAGGCGATCCACGCGCGCGGCCGGCCAGTCTCGAACTGGTACCTCGACCTCACCCTGTTGGAAAAGTACTGGGGGCCGGAGCGCGCCTATCACCATACCGCCCCAGCCTCGATGACCTACGCCCTGCACGAAGGATTGCGCATCGTGCTGGAGGAGGGGCTGCCGGCGCGGATCGCCCGTCACCAGAAGCACGCTCAGGCCGCGCAGGCGGCGTTCGAGGCGATGGGCATGCCGCTGGCGGCGCAGGCCGGCCATCGCCTGCCACCGCTCACCACGGTTCGCATTCCCGAGGGAGTAGACGATGTCCAGGCGCGCGGCCATCTGCTGCGCGAGCGCGGCCTGGAAGTGGGCGGCGGACTCGGCGCCTTCCGCGGCAAGGCGTGGCGCGTCGGCTTGATGGGCCACTCGTCCACGGCCGAGAACGTGTTGCTGGTGGCCGGCGCCCTGGCCGAAGCCTGCGCCGCACAGGGCGTGCGGGTGGACGCCGCGGCCGGGTCCGCCGCGGCGTCGAAGCTCCTGTTCGGCACGGCATAA
- a CDS encoding DUF5615 family PIN-like protein has translation MRAERRPRYLLDENLSTVIAVAGRRRGLDVVSSHEVGLDGRSDEVQLRWAAAHGRALVTRDRRDLSNIAAGFFARGELHHGVVLVPESLPTADVGGILRALEAHAQRRADGMQPYTVEWLTWEA, from the coding sequence GTGAGAGCCGAGCGCCGGCCGCGCTACCTGCTGGATGAGAATCTCTCAACCGTGATCGCCGTTGCCGGGCGACGGCGCGGGCTGGATGTTGTCAGCTCGCACGAAGTCGGGCTGGACGGCAGGTCAGATGAAGTGCAACTTCGCTGGGCTGCTGCACACGGCCGCGCGCTGGTGACGCGCGATCGGCGCGATCTTTCGAACATTGCAGCAGGCTTCTTCGCCCGCGGGGAACTGCATCACGGCGTAGTGCTGGTACCGGAATCGCTGCCCACCGCGGACGTTGGGGGTATACTACGTGCCCTCGAAGCCCATGCCCAGCGGCGTGCCGACGGAATGCAACCGTACACCGTCGAGTGGCTCACTTGGGAAGCATGA
- a CDS encoding heavy metal translocating P-type ATPase, translating to MAISEHDLAMQVENQGEDGAARATAELAIEGMTCASCVRRVERALGKVAGVQSAAVNLATERASVTLDQDAPPETANLIAAVEKAGYGARPIVSPLPGMGEGLGVRAEDEKDRRQRRDLRLRYAKLSLGLALSIPVAVIAMFAMDLRYRDYILLALTTPVWLFVGWEFHRGALRAARHGTANMDTLVSVGSTVAFFYSVWATFAGQDPFYDTAALIITLIYLGKLLEAIARGRAGSAIRELMRLGAKSAHRVRQGVEQDVPVEAVVPGDELLVRPGEKIPVDGVVLDGRSAVDESMLTGESLPVSKSPGDALIGATINTHGLLRMRAERVGRETQLAQIVRLVEQAQLEKAPVQRLADRVAGVFVPAILLIAALTFGGWLLAGFSGTAAMVAAVAVLVIACPCALGLATPAAIMVGSGRGAEHGILLRGGESLERVRDVTTVVLDKTGTVTRGEPAVTDLVPIGGATEAELLLAAAAVERGSEHPLAAAIVRAAAERGLALPAVHDFESTPGGGVRAATVFVGSARWLAERGIEIAHAQTTLDLLEAGAKTAVLVADKGRLLGAIGIADPLKPDSVAAVRRLRESGLDVVMLSGDNRRTAEAIARQVGIERVVAEVRPDEKAVEIRRLQGEGRVVAMVGDGVNDAPALAAADAGIAMGTGADAAMAAADITLVKGSLRGVAEAIELSRATMRVIKQNLFWAFAYNLVLVPLAIFGKINPIFAAVAMALSSVTVLSNSLRLRGTRSAQLVAAAVFLAAFAAVGFGAYRGLSGQAAVFGSASYAWGRDEVHMAMVGQRTTARMPDKFRPGTLHVKAGTTVTFVNDDEQAHTVVSGSRGAPDGRFESGLLQPGQRFKVTFARPGTYAYVCSLHPGMNGTIEVK from the coding sequence ATGGCGATTTCGGAGCACGACCTGGCGATGCAGGTCGAAAATCAAGGCGAGGATGGTGCGGCCCGCGCGACCGCTGAACTGGCGATCGAGGGCATGACCTGCGCCTCGTGCGTCCGGCGTGTTGAGCGGGCGCTCGGCAAGGTGGCGGGCGTGCAGAGCGCCGCCGTGAACCTGGCGACCGAGCGCGCCAGCGTGACGCTGGATCAAGATGCGCCGCCAGAGACCGCGAACCTGATCGCGGCGGTCGAGAAGGCCGGCTACGGCGCCCGCCCGATCGTCTCCCCTCTCCCAGGAATGGGAGAGGGGCTGGGGGTGAGGGCCGAGGACGAGAAGGATCGTCGCCAGCGCCGCGATCTGCGCCTGCGCTACGCGAAGCTGTCGCTGGGCCTGGCGCTCTCGATTCCCGTTGCGGTCATCGCGATGTTCGCGATGGACCTGCGCTACCGCGACTACATCCTTCTGGCACTGACCACGCCCGTCTGGCTTTTCGTCGGCTGGGAGTTCCACCGCGGGGCGCTCAGGGCAGCGCGCCATGGCACGGCGAACATGGACACGCTCGTGTCGGTCGGTTCGACCGTAGCCTTCTTCTACAGCGTCTGGGCGACCTTTGCCGGGCAGGATCCGTTCTACGACACGGCGGCGCTGATCATCACGCTGATCTACCTGGGCAAGCTGCTGGAGGCGATCGCTCGCGGCCGCGCCGGCAGCGCGATTAGAGAGCTGATGCGGCTGGGCGCGAAGTCGGCGCACCGCGTGCGCCAGGGCGTCGAGCAGGATGTGCCGGTCGAGGCCGTGGTGCCGGGCGACGAACTGCTGGTTCGGCCCGGCGAGAAGATCCCGGTCGACGGCGTGGTGCTCGACGGCCGTTCGGCGGTCGATGAGTCGATGCTGACCGGAGAAAGCCTGCCCGTGAGCAAGTCGCCCGGCGACGCGCTGATCGGCGCGACGATCAATACGCATGGCCTGCTGCGCATGCGGGCCGAGCGCGTGGGTCGCGAGACGCAGCTCGCGCAGATCGTGCGCCTGGTGGAACAAGCGCAGCTGGAGAAGGCGCCCGTGCAGCGGCTCGCCGACCGCGTGGCCGGAGTGTTCGTGCCCGCGATCCTGCTGATCGCGGCGCTGACCTTCGGCGGCTGGCTGCTCGCCGGCTTCAGCGGAACCGCGGCGATGGTCGCGGCCGTGGCCGTGCTGGTGATCGCCTGCCCCTGCGCCCTCGGGCTGGCCACACCGGCCGCGATTATGGTGGGCAGCGGCCGCGGCGCCGAACACGGCATCCTGCTGCGCGGCGGCGAGAGCCTGGAGCGCGTGCGCGACGTGACCACCGTGGTGCTGGACAAGACCGGCACCGTCACGCGCGGCGAGCCCGCCGTCACCGACCTGGTGCCGATCGGCGGCGCCACGGAGGCTGAGCTGTTGCTCGCCGCCGCGGCCGTTGAACGCGGCTCCGAGCACCCACTCGCGGCGGCGATCGTGCGCGCCGCCGCCGAGCGCGGCCTCGCGCTGCCTGCCGTCCACGACTTCGAGTCCACGCCGGGCGGCGGCGTGCGCGCGGCTACGGTCTTCGTCGGCAGCGCCCGCTGGCTCGCCGAGCGGGGAATCGAGATCGCACACGCGCAGACAACACTCGATCTGCTCGAAGCCGGCGCGAAGACCGCGGTGCTCGTCGCCGACAAGGGCCGCCTGCTCGGCGCGATCGGCATCGCCGACCCGCTGAAGCCCGATTCGGTAGCGGCGGTGCGCAGGCTGCGCGAATCCGGCCTCGACGTGGTCATGCTTTCCGGCGACAACCGCCGTACGGCCGAGGCGATCGCACGGCAGGTAGGCATCGAGCGGGTGGTGGCCGAGGTGCGGCCCGACGAGAAGGCCGTGGAGATCCGGCGGCTGCAAGGTGAGGGCCGGGTTGTCGCGATGGTTGGCGATGGCGTGAACGACGCGCCGGCGCTGGCCGCGGCCGACGCCGGCATCGCCATGGGCACCGGCGCCGACGCGGCGATGGCCGCGGCGGACATCACGCTGGTGAAGGGCAGCCTGCGCGGCGTGGCGGAGGCGATCGAGCTCTCCCGCGCGACGATGCGGGTGATCAAGCAGAACCTGTTCTGGGCTTTCGCCTACAACCTCGTGCTGGTGCCGCTGGCGATCTTCGGCAAGATCAACCCGATCTTCGCCGCCGTGGCGATGGCGCTCTCCAGCGTCACCGTGCTGAGCAACTCGCTGCGGCTACGAGGCACGCGATCGGCGCAGCTCGTCGCCGCGGCCGTTTTTCTCGCCGCCTTCGCCGCCGTGGGCTTCGGCGCCTACCGCGGTCTTTCCGGCCAGGCGGCCGTTTTCGGCAGCGCGTCGTATGCCTGGGGGCGCGACGAGGTGCACATGGCGATGGTGGGCCAGCGCACCACGGCGCGGATGCCGGACAAGTTCCGCCCCGGCACCTTGCACGTCAAGGCCGGCACGACCGTGACCTTCGTGAACGACGACGAGCAAGCGCATACGGTGGTGAGCGGCAGCCGCGGCGCGCCGGACGGCCGCTTCGAAAGCGGTCTGCTGCAGCCCGGCCAACGCTTCAAGGTCACGTTCGCGCGGCCGGGCACCTACGCCTACGTGTGCTCTCTGCACCCCGGCATGAATGGGACGATCGAGGTCAAGTGA
- a CDS encoding ferric reductase-like transmembrane domain-containing protein has translation MTARTWPARLSACVIAVCTALAGALIGAGALILAGRLASSIDLAGVLGSRLPWYTTRAAAITAYLLLSGTTVLGLSISTRALDRLMSRATAFALHEWLSWLALACVALHVGALLVDTFQPFSPGEVLVPFTSSYRQVATGIGVLSLYLLGTITISFYLRAHIGQRAWRTLHYGSFALYLLATSHGIFSGASQDLSWMRWVYSASATVVGLLLSSRILAGRRRHTAKRPARIASAA, from the coding sequence ATGACCGCCCGAACCTGGCCCGCCCGACTGAGCGCCTGCGTTATCGCCGTGTGCACGGCTTTGGCCGGCGCCCTGATTGGGGCCGGCGCGCTCATCCTGGCCGGGCGGCTCGCTTCCAGCATCGACCTTGCCGGCGTGCTAGGCAGCCGCCTGCCCTGGTACACGACGCGGGCGGCCGCGATCACCGCCTACCTGCTGCTCAGCGGCACGACTGTGCTCGGCCTCAGCATCTCGACGCGGGCGCTCGACCGGCTCATGAGCCGCGCCACAGCCTTCGCCCTGCACGAGTGGCTCTCGTGGCTGGCGCTGGCCTGCGTGGCGCTGCACGTTGGCGCTTTGCTCGTCGACACCTTCCAACCGTTCTCGCCAGGCGAGGTGTTGGTGCCGTTCACCAGCAGCTACCGCCAGGTGGCAACCGGCATCGGCGTACTCAGCCTTTACCTGCTGGGGACGATCACGATCAGCTTCTACCTGCGCGCGCACATCGGCCAGCGAGCCTGGCGCACCCTGCACTACGGCAGCTTCGCCCTCTACCTGCTGGCGACGTCACACGGTATCTTCTCCGGCGCGAGCCAGGATCTATCCTGGATGCGCTGGGTCTACAGCGCCAGCGCGACGGTAGTCGGGCTCTTGCTCAGTTCGCGCATCCTCGCGGGACGGCGCAGGCACACGGCCAAACGCCCCGCGCGAATCGCGTCCGCCGCCTGA
- a CDS encoding FAD:protein FMN transferase, whose amino-acid sequence MNTDSAGAADDPANESALDSLRVVFRAMGTEVSLAVWPRRGQEASAEAALWAEVALLREADALLSRFLPESEISRLNRGAVTPVRVSALTFSAIEIALDAAAASGGLFDPTVYGALLAAGYDRSFADLEQKPSRSMPAAALPRQAGRWREVLLDEARGTVTLPNGVGLDLGGIAKGWLADRVAERLGVFGPALVDIGGDIAMLGLPPDAPAWAIDVDGPFGAVLGTLQLEGGRGVATSGITRRRWQTEAGSRHHLIDPRTGAPALTDLLSVTVVAPTTAAAEVAAKGALLLGSVLGLAALVQAAELGGLLVRRDGRVLVAGSLSWIPAGAAQQPAEVNA is encoded by the coding sequence ATGAACACCGATTCAGCCGGTGCGGCAGATGACCCGGCGAACGAGTCCGCGCTCGATTCGCTGCGCGTGGTCTTCCGCGCGATGGGAACAGAGGTCTCGCTCGCCGTCTGGCCGCGGCGGGGACAGGAGGCGTCGGCCGAGGCGGCGCTCTGGGCGGAGGTCGCCCTGCTGCGCGAGGCGGATGCGTTGCTCAGCCGCTTCCTGCCGGAGAGCGAGATCAGCCGCCTCAATCGCGGCGCCGTGACACCGGTGCGAGTTTCGGCGCTCACCTTTTCTGCGATCGAAATTGCGCTGGATGCGGCGGCGGCCAGCGGCGGGCTGTTCGACCCGACCGTCTACGGCGCCCTGCTCGCCGCCGGCTACGACCGCAGCTTCGCAGATCTCGAGCAGAAACCGTCGCGGTCCATGCCGGCAGCCGCCCTGCCCCGGCAGGCGGGTCGCTGGCGCGAAGTCCTGCTCGACGAAGCCCGGGGCACGGTCACGCTGCCCAACGGCGTTGGGCTCGACCTCGGCGGCATCGCCAAGGGGTGGCTGGCCGACCGCGTGGCCGAGAGGCTCGGTGTCTTCGGGCCGGCGCTCGTCGACATCGGCGGAGACATCGCCATGCTCGGCCTGCCGCCCGACGCCCCTGCATGGGCGATCGACGTCGATGGACCGTTCGGAGCGGTGCTGGGCACCCTCCAGCTCGAAGGCGGGCGTGGTGTCGCCACCTCGGGCATCACACGGCGGCGCTGGCAGACCGAGGCGGGGAGCCGCCATCACCTGATCGACCCGCGCACCGGCGCGCCGGCGCTCACCGACCTGTTAAGCGTGACGGTGGTCGCGCCGACCACCGCCGCGGCCGAGGTAGCGGCGAAGGGCGCCCTGCTGCTGGGCAGTGTCCTCGGCCTCGCGGCACTGGTTCAAGCTGCCGAACTGGGCGGATTGCTCGTGCGGCGCGACGGCCGCGTGCTCGTGGCCGGCAGCCTGAGCTGGATCCCCGCCGGCGCAGCCCAGCAGCCCGCGGAGGTGAACGCATGA
- a CDS encoding amidohydrolase family protein has translation MTGMPCISADSHIVEPAHIYDGLVEKYGEQAPQIKPDPQGRRGPYKVVGDKRMPIGRFGIAGHDANDPDIDTLIARGYGAFRPGVLDPAERLKDQAIDGVSAEVIYPSLCMLTGAAEDAALSLEIARRYNDWLAEYCGHAPNRLIGAASIPLRNVADGVRELQRAVKLGLKGAVIWCTAPGERPYGDPAYDRFWAAAAEAETPVTFHIFTGADGMQMRLPADWDPVLHYALSHTAAEVTLATLLTSGVLERHPRLKIVAAEFDTGWVAHFLARLDFAVHRTVGHPAQKLPLTPSEYFRRQCWITFEDDAIGVQTRDFIGVDRLMWGNDYPHHDSLWPESQEVLRRLFAGVPAADRRKMTCETVASLYGIVVPPRPHPPVRSSGLRTSGRGDPGTAVRG, from the coding sequence ATGACCGGCATGCCGTGCATCTCGGCCGACTCGCACATCGTCGAGCCGGCGCACATCTATGACGGTTTGGTGGAGAAGTACGGCGAGCAGGCTCCGCAGATCAAACCCGATCCGCAGGGCCGGCGCGGGCCGTATAAGGTCGTCGGCGATAAGCGCATGCCGATCGGCCGCTTCGGCATCGCCGGTCATGACGCCAACGACCCGGACATCGACACGTTGATCGCAAGGGGCTATGGCGCCTTCCGGCCGGGCGTGCTCGACCCGGCCGAGCGACTCAAGGACCAGGCGATCGACGGCGTCTCCGCCGAGGTGATCTATCCGAGCCTCTGCATGCTCACGGGCGCCGCCGAAGACGCGGCGCTCTCGCTGGAGATCGCACGCCGTTACAACGACTGGCTCGCCGAATACTGCGGCCACGCGCCGAACCGGCTGATCGGCGCCGCCTCGATTCCGCTGCGCAACGTGGCCGACGGCGTGCGTGAGTTGCAGCGCGCGGTGAAGCTTGGCCTGAAGGGCGCGGTGATCTGGTGCACGGCGCCGGGCGAGCGGCCCTACGGAGATCCCGCCTACGATCGGTTCTGGGCCGCGGCGGCAGAGGCGGAAACGCCGGTAACGTTCCATATCTTCACGGGCGCCGACGGCATGCAGATGCGTCTCCCAGCTGACTGGGATCCCGTGTTGCACTACGCGCTCTCGCACACCGCGGCCGAGGTAACGCTGGCGACGCTGCTGACCAGCGGCGTACTCGAGCGCCACCCGCGGCTCAAGATCGTCGCCGCGGAGTTCGACACGGGCTGGGTCGCGCACTTCCTCGCCCGGCTCGACTTCGCCGTGCATCGCACCGTTGGCCACCCGGCCCAGAAGCTGCCGCTGACGCCGTCCGAGTATTTTCGCCGCCAGTGCTGGATTACGTTCGAGGACGACGCGATCGGCGTTCAGACCCGTGACTTCATCGGCGTGGACCGGCTGATGTGGGGCAACGACTATCCACACCACGACTCGCTCTGGCCCGAATCGCAGGAGGTGCTGAGGCGCCTGTTCGCCGGCGTGCCCGCTGCCGACCGTCGCAAGATGACCTGTGAGACCGTGGCGAGTCTGTACGGAATCGTCGTCCCGCCCCGCCCTCATCCCCCGGTTCGATCCTCCGGGCTCAGAACCAGCGGAAGGGGAGACCCGGGCACGGCGGTCCGGGGCTGA
- a CDS encoding primary-amine oxidase, whose translation MQATRDEVSTALHPLEPLTAAEVEAVSAQLKAQFGVEGLLFVSISLHEPPKAAVLGWPEAGAVAREAFAIFRDLAARTTYEAIVSLDEQRVSWSRSVPGAQPSVTWEEALSADQAIKSDPDWQAAMRKRGVSDFSLCMVDAWSAGNYDADPNPAQRVVRALTWVRSDPTDNGYARPVEGLLTVFDLDERRVVEVEDNGVVPLPPRAGNYDAERIRNANNVPSFPDGVRQDLKPVSITQPEGASFSVDGHEVRWQKWRLRLGFTAREGLVLHTVGYEDRGRLRPVLYRASLSEMVVPYGDANPTHWRKNAFDEGEYGVGMLANALELGCDCLGEIRYFDGVVAGPRGEAITLTNAVCMHEEDYGILWKHRDARAGTTEVRRNRRLVISSIATVGNYEYGFFWYLYQDGTIQYEIKMTGIVSTGAVAEGEMPVYGTLIAPGLYGPNHQHFFNVRLDMTVDGTENSVYEVNTETAPPELNPHGNAWLVRRALLEREGAAQRSLDLASARYWQIANPNVLNATGEPVAYRLLPGENAVPYALPQASISRRAGFMAKHLWVTRFDPAERYAAGDYPNQHPGGAGLPAYAAQDRPLENTDLVVWYSLGAHHIVRPEDWPVMPVSTLGFKLQPSGFFDGNPSLDVPPSNGHGDCCEA comes from the coding sequence ATGCAGGCGACGCGCGACGAGGTCTCCACCGCCCTCCATCCGTTGGAACCGTTGACGGCCGCCGAGGTCGAAGCCGTGTCCGCGCAGCTGAAGGCGCAGTTCGGCGTGGAGGGACTCCTGTTCGTCTCGATCTCGTTGCACGAGCCGCCCAAGGCCGCCGTGCTCGGCTGGCCCGAGGCGGGCGCCGTGGCGCGCGAGGCCTTCGCCATCTTCCGCGACCTCGCCGCCCGCACGACCTACGAGGCGATCGTCTCGCTGGACGAGCAGCGCGTGAGCTGGTCGCGCAGCGTTCCCGGCGCGCAACCCTCGGTCACGTGGGAAGAGGCGCTTTCGGCCGACCAGGCGATCAAGAGCGACCCCGACTGGCAGGCCGCAATGCGCAAGCGCGGCGTCAGCGACTTCAGCCTCTGCATGGTCGACGCCTGGTCCGCCGGCAACTACGACGCGGACCCGAACCCGGCGCAGCGCGTCGTGCGCGCCCTTACCTGGGTGCGCAGCGACCCGACCGACAACGGCTATGCGCGGCCGGTGGAAGGGCTGCTCACCGTCTTCGACCTGGACGAACGACGCGTCGTCGAGGTCGAGGACAACGGCGTGGTGCCGCTGCCTCCCCGCGCAGGCAACTACGATGCCGAGCGCATCCGCAACGCCAACAACGTGCCCTCGTTCCCAGACGGCGTGCGCCAGGACCTGAAGCCGGTCAGCATCACGCAGCCGGAGGGCGCGAGCTTCAGCGTGGACGGCCACGAGGTGCGCTGGCAGAAGTGGCGGCTGCGCCTGGGCTTCACGGCGCGCGAGGGCCTGGTGCTGCACACCGTCGGCTACGAAGACCGCGGCCGGCTGCGGCCGGTCCTCTACCGTGCCTCGCTCTCCGAGATGGTCGTGCCCTACGGCGACGCGAACCCCACGCACTGGCGCAAGAACGCCTTCGACGAGGGCGAGTACGGCGTGGGCATGCTCGCCAACGCGCTGGAGCTGGGCTGCGACTGCCTGGGCGAGATCCGGTACTTCGACGGCGTCGTGGCCGGCCCGCGCGGTGAGGCGATCACGCTCACCAACGCGGTCTGCATGCACGAAGAGGATTACGGCATCCTCTGGAAGCACCGCGACGCCCGCGCCGGCACCACCGAGGTGCGGCGCAACCGACGGCTGGTGATCTCTTCGATCGCCACCGTCGGCAACTACGAGTACGGCTTCTTCTGGTATCTCTACCAGGACGGCACGATCCAGTACGAGATCAAGATGACGGGCATCGTCTCCACCGGCGCTGTCGCCGAGGGCGAGATGCCCGTGTACGGCACGCTGATCGCGCCGGGGCTCTACGGCCCGAACCACCAGCACTTTTTCAACGTACGCCTGGATATGACGGTGGACGGCACGGAGAACTCGGTGTACGAGGTGAACACGGAGACGGCGCCGCCGGAGCTGAACCCGCACGGCAACGCCTGGCTTGTTCGGCGCGCGCTGCTTGAGCGCGAAGGCGCGGCCCAGCGCTCGCTCGACCTCGCCTCGGCGCGTTACTGGCAGATCGCCAATCCCAACGTCTTGAACGCGACGGGCGAGCCGGTGGCCTACCGCCTGCTCCCCGGCGAAAATGCCGTGCCCTACGCGCTGCCTCAGGCCAGCATCTCCAGGCGGGCGGGCTTCATGGCGAAGCACCTCTGGGTGACGCGCTTCGATCCCGCCGAGCGTTACGCCGCCGGCGACTACCCGAACCAGCACCCGGGCGGCGCCGGCCTGCCGGCCTACGCGGCGCAGGACCGGCCGCTGGAGAACACCGATCTCGTCGTCTGGTACTCGCTTGGCGCCCATCACATCGTGCGGCCGGAAGACTGGCCGGTGATGCCCGTCTCGACGCTCGGCTTCAAGCTTCAGCCCAGCGGCTTCTTCGACGGCAACCCCTCGCTCGACGTGCCGCCGTCGAACGGCCACGGCGACTGCTGCGAGGCGTGA
- a CDS encoding haloacid dehalogenase type II has protein sequence MSFEDVRALLFDVFGTCVDWRGTVIREGNALNRAKGLSVDWGAFADEWRGQYAPNMQRVMRGELPWTRLDGLHRMALDELLAKYGVQGLSEAEKDQLNRVWHRLDPWTDTVPGLLKLKHSYLIAPLSNGNLSLLTNMAKHAGLPWDCVLSAELFRAYKPDPRVYLGAVDLLDLQPHQVMMVAAHKHDLHAARAQGLQAAFVPRPFEGNPERVPDLTPDPEFEVVAADFMDLARQLGG, from the coding sequence GTGTCGTTCGAAGACGTTCGAGCGCTGCTCTTCGATGTGTTCGGCACCTGCGTGGACTGGCGCGGCACGGTGATCCGCGAGGGCAACGCGCTGAACCGGGCGAAAGGTCTCAGCGTCGATTGGGGCGCCTTTGCGGACGAGTGGCGCGGACAGTACGCGCCAAACATGCAGCGCGTGATGCGCGGTGAGCTGCCATGGACGCGGCTCGACGGTCTGCACCGCATGGCGCTGGACGAGCTGCTGGCGAAGTACGGCGTCCAGGGGCTTTCGGAGGCCGAGAAGGACCAGTTGAACCGCGTCTGGCACCGGCTCGACCCGTGGACCGATACCGTGCCCGGCCTGCTGAAGCTCAAGCACAGCTACCTGATCGCGCCGCTTTCCAACGGCAACCTCTCGCTGCTGACCAACATGGCGAAGCACGCGGGCCTGCCCTGGGACTGCGTGCTCTCGGCCGAGCTGTTCCGCGCGTACAAGCCGGACCCGCGCGTCTATCTCGGCGCCGTCGATCTGCTCGATTTGCAGCCCCACCAGGTGATGATGGTCGCCGCGCACAAGCACGATCTGCACGCGGCGCGGGCGCAGGGGCTGCAGGCCGCCTTCGTGCCCCGCCCCTTCGAAGGCAATCCGGAGCGCGTGCCGGATCTGACACCCGATCCCGAATTCGAGGTCGTCGCGGCGGACTTCATGGACCTTGCGCGGCAGCTCGGTGGGTGA
- a CDS encoding heavy-metal-associated domain-containing protein: METLKLTAPDISCEHCQHTIEQAVGAMPGVKHVAVAIEPKQVTVEFDPAQTSRKQIEEALEEEGYPVA; the protein is encoded by the coding sequence ATGGAAACGCTGAAGCTAACCGCACCGGACATCTCCTGCGAGCACTGCCAGCACACGATTGAGCAGGCGGTGGGCGCCATGCCGGGCGTGAAGCATGTGGCAGTCGCGATCGAGCCGAAACAGGTGACGGTCGAGTTCGACCCCGCCCAGACCAGCCGCAAGCAGATCGAGGAGGCGCTGGAAGAAGAAGGCTACCCGGTGGCGTAG
- a CDS encoding DUF433 domain-containing protein: MTSGLIDEAERMRRMPGIYFATEASGRTAKIAGTGLGVWEVISGCRERPLTVARLARAFDWLTPEQLHAAMAYYSAYPDEIDAEIAENDGITPETLYAKYPFMLPK; encoded by the coding sequence GTGACGAGTGGGCTGATCGACGAAGCCGAGCGCATGCGCCGCATGCCGGGGATCTACTTCGCCACAGAGGCGTCGGGGCGCACGGCGAAGATCGCCGGCACGGGCCTCGGCGTGTGGGAAGTCATCTCCGGCTGCCGCGAGCGGCCGCTGACGGTCGCACGGCTGGCCCGCGCCTTCGACTGGCTCACACCCGAACAATTACACGCCGCCATGGCGTACTACTCCGCATATCCCGATGAGATCGATGCCGAGATCGCCGAAAACGACGGAATAACGCCGGAAACGCTCTACGCGAAGTACCCGTTCATGCTTCCCAAGTGA